In Rhizobium sp. WSM4643, the following are encoded in one genomic region:
- the pgl gene encoding 6-phosphogluconolactonase, with translation MASTLHSFASAADLAGSLADKVADTLAAAISARGTASIAVSGGSTPKAFFQALSTRDIAWEKVTITLVDERFVPADNPRSNHLLVDANLLQNKAKAARFVPLYQPAPSVEEAARLATAKSAEIGIPFDIVILGMGGDGHTASFFPGGSNLAKALDASTPRGIITMEAEGAGEPRLTFTFSSLEDAALLVLHIEGEGKKDVLAKAEGSGDEAEMPIRAILRRATSPVEIYWAP, from the coding sequence ATGGCATCGACCCTGCATTCCTTCGCCAGCGCCGCAGACCTCGCCGGCAGTCTCGCCGACAAGGTCGCCGATACGCTTGCAGCTGCGATATCAGCCCGCGGAACGGCATCGATCGCCGTTTCCGGCGGCTCCACACCGAAGGCCTTCTTCCAGGCGCTTTCGACACGCGACATCGCCTGGGAAAAAGTGACGATCACGCTTGTCGACGAACGCTTCGTGCCGGCCGACAATCCGCGCTCGAACCATCTGCTGGTCGACGCCAATCTTCTTCAAAACAAGGCAAAGGCGGCGCGCTTCGTGCCGCTGTACCAGCCGGCACCATCCGTCGAGGAAGCTGCAAGACTTGCGACGGCAAAAAGCGCCGAGATCGGCATCCCCTTCGACATCGTCATCCTCGGCATGGGTGGCGATGGACACACCGCCTCCTTCTTTCCTGGCGGCAGCAATCTTGCCAAGGCGCTCGATGCATCGACGCCGCGCGGCATCATCACCATGGAAGCGGAAGGAGCCGGCGAGCCGCGCCTGACCTTCACCTTCTCCAGTCTTGAGGATGCCGCACTCCTGGTTCTCCATATCGAGGGCGAAGGCAAAAAAGACGTTCTCGCCAAGGCGGAAGGCAGCGGTGACGAGGCAGAAATGCCGATCCGCGCCATTCTGCGCCGGGCCACTTCCCCGGTCGAGATCTATTGGGCTCCCTGA
- the zwf gene encoding glucose-6-phosphate dehydrogenase yields the protein MSSQIIPVEPFDYVVFGGSGDLAERKLLPALYHRQIEGQFTEPTRVIGASRSPLTHEEYRKFARDALKEHLKKGEYDEAEVEKFCARLYYVSVDARTDAGWDQLKKLLDEGKERVRSFYLAVAPGIFGDISQKIHDHKLITKSTRIVVEKPIGRDLASALQLNDTIGRAFKEEQIFRIDHYLGKETVQNLMALRFANALYEPLWNANYIDHVQITVAESVGLEGRAGYYDTAGALRDMVQNHILQLLCLTAMEVPSSMESEAVRDEKLKVLRALKPLNASNVEQATVRGQYRAGASGTGPVKGYLEELEGGVSNTETFVAIKAEINNWRWAGVPFYIRTGKRLTGRMSEIVITFKPIPHAIFDQAAGRIVANQLIIRLQPDEGVKQSLMIKDPGPGGMRLRNVSLDMSFAQAFNVRNPDAYERLLMDVIRSNQTLFMRRDEVEAAWKWVDPILKGWETTGQQVQGYTAGTWGPSQAIALIERDGRTWHDEI from the coding sequence ATGAGCAGCCAAATCATTCCCGTTGAGCCCTTTGATTATGTCGTCTTCGGCGGCAGCGGCGACCTTGCCGAACGCAAGCTTCTGCCCGCTCTTTATCATCGCCAGATCGAAGGCCAGTTTACGGAACCGACCCGCGTGATCGGCGCCTCTCGCAGCCCGCTGACCCATGAGGAATATCGCAAATTCGCCAGGGACGCGCTGAAGGAGCACCTGAAGAAGGGGGAATATGACGAGGCTGAGGTGGAGAAGTTCTGTGCCCGCCTCTACTACGTCTCGGTCGATGCCCGCACGGATGCCGGCTGGGATCAGCTGAAGAAACTGCTGGACGAGGGCAAGGAGCGTGTGCGCTCATTCTATCTGGCGGTCGCGCCCGGCATTTTCGGCGACATTTCGCAGAAGATCCACGACCATAAGCTGATCACCAAATCGACCCGCATCGTCGTCGAGAAGCCGATCGGCCGCGACCTCGCCTCGGCGCTGCAGCTCAACGACACGATCGGCCGCGCCTTCAAAGAAGAGCAGATCTTCCGCATCGATCATTATCTCGGCAAGGAGACGGTGCAGAACCTGATGGCGCTGCGCTTCGCCAACGCGCTCTACGAGCCGCTCTGGAACGCCAACTACATCGACCACGTGCAGATCACCGTAGCTGAATCGGTCGGCCTTGAGGGCCGCGCCGGCTATTACGACACGGCGGGCGCACTGCGCGATATGGTGCAGAACCACATCCTGCAGCTGCTTTGCCTGACGGCGATGGAAGTGCCCTCGTCGATGGAGTCGGAAGCCGTGCGCGACGAGAAGCTCAAGGTGTTGCGCGCGCTGAAGCCGCTCAATGCCTCCAACGTCGAGCAGGCGACGGTGCGCGGCCAGTATCGCGCCGGCGCATCTGGCACCGGCCCGGTCAAGGGCTACCTCGAAGAACTGGAAGGCGGCGTCTCGAACACCGAGACCTTCGTTGCCATCAAGGCCGAGATCAACAACTGGCGCTGGGCGGGCGTTCCCTTCTACATCCGCACAGGCAAGCGCCTGACCGGGCGCATGTCCGAGATTGTCATCACCTTCAAGCCGATCCCGCACGCGATCTTCGACCAGGCGGCCGGGCGCATCGTCGCCAACCAGCTGATTATCCGCCTGCAGCCGGACGAGGGCGTCAAGCAGTCACTGATGATCAAGGATCCAGGTCCGGGCGGCATGCGCCTGCGCAATGTCTCGCTCGACATGAGCTTTGCCCAGGCCTTCAACGTCCGCAATCCCGACGCCTACGAGCGCCTGCTGATGGACGTGATCCGCTCCAATCAGACATTGTTCATGCGCCGCGACGAAGTCGAAGCCGCATGGAAATGGGTGGATCCGATCCTCAAGGGTTGGGAAACGACCGGCCAGCAGGTGCAGGGCTATACGGCCGGCACCTGGGGCCCGAGCCAGGCCATCGCGCTGATCGAGCGCGACGGCCGCACCTGGCATGACGAGATCTAG
- a CDS encoding glutamine synthetase family protein, translating into MSPKKTTLKPARNVPASKKTPPEPGSLRGVANWKEAARWLRDRGIEDIECITPDLAGVARGKMMPSSKFTSNTSLALPSAIYRHTISGEYPDETESFRYEPRDSDLKLMPDLSTLSVVPWETDPTAQVICDIVDSDGGEVPYTPRNVLKRIMSLYHERGWKPIVAPEIEFYLVAKNDDPDYPLHPPKGRSGRSILGGQGYSIAGINEFDELIDDVYHFSEKQGLEIDTLIHEEGPAQMEINLRHGNPIELADQVFLFKRTIREAALKHDIYATFMAKPMQGQPGSAMHIHQSVVDIETGKNIFSNPDGSASKEFFHFIGGMQKFVPSAMAMLAPYVNSYRRLQPDMSCPVNNAWGYDNRTTAFRVPVSDPQARRVENRLPSSDANPYLALAASLASGLLGITNEIEPTAPTEDSANEGSIDLPRGLLEAVALLEDEPAFEEMFGKQFIGLYAGVKRGEFDTFMQVISPWEREFLLLNV; encoded by the coding sequence ATGTCCCCAAAAAAGACGACGCTGAAGCCTGCCAGAAACGTACCCGCCTCGAAGAAAACTCCCCCGGAGCCCGGATCCCTGCGCGGCGTTGCGAACTGGAAGGAAGCAGCGCGGTGGCTGAGGGACAGGGGCATCGAAGACATCGAATGCATTACGCCGGACCTCGCCGGCGTTGCACGCGGCAAAATGATGCCGAGCTCGAAATTCACGTCCAACACCTCGCTAGCACTGCCTTCAGCGATCTACCGGCACACAATTTCGGGCGAATATCCAGACGAGACGGAGAGCTTCCGATATGAGCCGCGCGACAGCGACCTGAAGCTGATGCCCGACCTTTCGACGCTTTCGGTCGTGCCCTGGGAAACCGACCCGACGGCGCAAGTGATCTGCGACATCGTCGATTCGGACGGCGGCGAAGTGCCCTATACGCCGCGCAACGTGCTGAAGCGGATCATGAGCCTCTATCACGAGCGCGGCTGGAAGCCGATCGTGGCGCCCGAGATCGAATTCTACCTGGTCGCCAAGAACGACGATCCCGACTATCCGCTACACCCGCCCAAAGGCCGGTCCGGCCGCTCGATCCTCGGCGGCCAGGGCTATTCGATCGCTGGCATCAATGAGTTCGACGAGTTGATCGACGACGTCTATCACTTTTCGGAGAAGCAGGGGCTGGAGATCGATACGCTGATCCATGAAGAGGGACCGGCGCAGATGGAGATCAACCTGCGCCACGGCAATCCGATCGAGCTTGCCGACCAGGTATTCCTGTTCAAGCGGACGATCCGCGAGGCGGCGCTGAAGCACGACATCTACGCGACCTTCATGGCCAAGCCGATGCAGGGTCAGCCGGGTTCGGCGATGCATATCCACCAGTCAGTGGTCGATATCGAGACGGGCAAGAACATTTTCTCCAATCCCGACGGATCGGCCTCGAAGGAATTCTTCCATTTCATCGGCGGCATGCAGAAATTCGTGCCGAGCGCGATGGCGATGCTTGCACCCTACGTGAACTCCTACCGGCGCCTGCAGCCCGATATGTCCTGCCCGGTCAACAATGCCTGGGGTTACGACAACCGGACGACGGCCTTCCGTGTCCCGGTCTCCGATCCGCAGGCGCGGCGTGTGGAAAACCGGCTGCCGAGCTCGGACGCCAACCCCTATCTCGCACTCGCTGCCTCGCTCGCCTCCGGCCTGCTCGGAATCACGAACGAGATCGAGCCGACGGCGCCGACGGAGGATTCGGCCAATGAGGGCTCGATCGACCTGCCGCGCGGCCTGCTGGAAGCCGTGGCGCTGCTCGAGGACGAACCCGCCTTCGAGGAGATGTTCGGCAAGCAGTTCATCGGCCTTTATGCCGGCGTCAAGCGCGGCGAGTTCGATACCTTCATGCAGGTGATCAGCCCTTGGGAGCGGGAATTCCTTCTGCTCAACGTGTGA
- a CDS encoding NAD(P)/FAD-dependent oxidoreductase, producing the protein MTSQETWQSPIAPGLSWYQATVGERPTYAAIDGSRTCDVAIVGGGYTGLQAAYNLAKAGVSVALIEACRFGDGASGRNGGQLGTGQRWWPEELEEKIGYERSKALFDLAEAAKRHLIDFAREHQIEIDYVPGQLNVAHKASYKRDYYENAEIAALRYGYPHLSFMDEEETQERLGSKRFHCGVRDVGTGHIHPLKLLVGLARVAANAGAEIFEMTKATAIRQGGGKVTIETERGTITAERALIACNGYIGNLEPVTASHVMPIRSFIGATAPLDGHPDVLPGGEAVADSRFVVRYFRKFGDGRLLFGGREAYTSDNPRDISQHIRRQIAEVYPDLKDIEITHAWGGSVGITLPRQPFVREVMPGVISIGGYSGHGVMLSNYCGKLYAETVLGKSGDLDLFTSLDIPAFPGGSRMRAPLLFLALSWFALRDKF; encoded by the coding sequence ATGACATCGCAGGAGACATGGCAGAGCCCGATCGCGCCCGGGCTGTCCTGGTATCAGGCAACAGTCGGCGAGCGGCCCACCTATGCCGCTATCGACGGCTCGAGAACATGCGACGTCGCCATCGTCGGCGGCGGCTATACGGGCCTGCAGGCCGCCTATAATCTTGCCAAAGCAGGTGTTTCAGTGGCGCTGATTGAGGCCTGCCGCTTCGGCGACGGGGCGTCCGGGCGCAATGGCGGTCAACTCGGCACCGGCCAGCGATGGTGGCCGGAAGAACTCGAGGAGAAGATCGGCTACGAACGCTCGAAGGCGCTGTTCGACCTTGCCGAGGCGGCCAAACGCCATCTCATCGATTTCGCCCGCGAGCATCAGATCGAGATCGACTATGTGCCCGGCCAGCTCAATGTCGCACACAAGGCGAGCTACAAGCGCGACTACTATGAAAATGCCGAAATCGCCGCCTTACGCTACGGCTATCCGCATCTCAGCTTCATGGACGAGGAGGAAACGCAGGAGAGGCTCGGCTCGAAGCGTTTCCATTGCGGCGTGCGCGATGTCGGCACCGGCCACATTCATCCACTGAAGCTGCTGGTGGGGCTGGCGCGGGTTGCTGCCAATGCCGGCGCTGAAATCTTCGAGATGACCAAGGCGACGGCGATCCGCCAGGGCGGCGGCAAGGTGACGATCGAAACCGAAAGGGGAACGATCACCGCTGAGCGCGCGCTGATCGCCTGCAACGGCTATATCGGCAATCTGGAGCCGGTAACGGCAAGCCATGTCATGCCGATCCGCTCCTTCATCGGCGCCACGGCGCCGCTTGACGGGCATCCCGATGTGCTGCCCGGGGGCGAGGCCGTGGCCGATTCGCGTTTCGTCGTGCGCTACTTCCGCAAATTCGGCGACGGCCGTCTGCTGTTCGGCGGACGCGAAGCCTATACGTCGGACAATCCGCGGGACATTTCGCAGCACATCCGCCGGCAGATCGCCGAGGTCTATCCTGATCTCAAGGACATCGAGATCACCCATGCCTGGGGCGGCAGCGTCGGCATCACCCTGCCGCGCCAGCCTTTCGTGCGTGAGGTCATGCCCGGCGTCATCTCGATCGGCGGTTATTCCGGCCATGGCGTCATGCTGTCAAACTACTGTGGCAAGCTCTATGCGGAAACGGTGCTTGGAAAATCCGGCGATCTCGACCTCTTCACGTCGCTCGATATTCCCGCCTTTCCCGGCGGATCCCGCATGCGCGCACCGCTGCTTTTCCTCGCCTTGTCGTGGTTTGCGCTTCGCGACAAGTTTTAG